Proteins from one Emys orbicularis isolate rEmyOrb1 chromosome 2, rEmyOrb1.hap1, whole genome shotgun sequence genomic window:
- the SFRP4 gene encoding secreted frizzled-related protein 4, with protein sequence MLATLAALFLWLRVSMGVHGAPCEAVRIPMCKTMPWNITRMPNHLHHSTQENAILAIEQYQELVDISCSQVLSFFLCAMYAPICTLEFLHDPIKPCKSVCQRARDGCEPIMKRYNHSWPESLACDDLPVYDRGVCISPEAIVTDVPEDVKWMDFTQDVMVQEKPQESNCKNLNQARCKCRKIKPTLTTYLTKNYSYIIHAKVKGVERGSCNEITTVVDVKEILKSSIPIPRSQVPLLTNSSCQCPHLLPNQDVLIMCYEWHSRLMLLDGCLVEKWKDQLDKRYKRWEQRLQEKVRTAHDKNQNVGRTGRSGAPKLNTKNTSQVLGTPKKTTKIRNDQKQTTPKKV encoded by the exons ATGCTAGCAACCTTGGCAGCGCTCTTCCTGTGGCTCAGGGTCAGCATGGGGGTGCATGGTGCTCCCTGCGAAGCTGTGCGCATCCCCATGTGCAAGACCATGCCCTGGAACATCACCAGGATGCCCAATCACCTGCACCACAGTACCCAGGAGAATGCCATCCTGGCCATCGAGCAGTATCAGGAGCTGGTGGACATCAGCTGCAGCCAGGTGCTCAGCTTCTTCCTGTGCGCCATGTATGCCCCTATCTGCACCCTGGAGTTCCTCCACGACCCAATCAAGCCCTGCAAATCGGTGTGCCAAAGAGCCCGAGATGGATGCGAGCCCATCATGAAGAGGTACAACCACAGCTGGCCCGAAAGCCTGGCTTGCGATGACCTGCCTGTGTACGATCGAGGGGTCTGCATATCCCCTGAAGCCATAGTCACCGATGTCCCTGAAG ATGTGAAGTGGATGGATTTTACTCAAGATGTAATGGTCCAAGAAAAACCTCAAGAGTCTAACTGCAAGAATCTAAACCAGG ctcGATGCAAGTGCCGGAAGATAAAGCCTACCCTAACAACATACCTGACCAAAAACTACAGCTACA TTATTCATGCTAAAGTAAAGGGTGTAGAGAGAGGTAGCTGCAATGAAATAACTACAGTGGTTGACGTGAAAGAGATACTTAAATCTTCAATACCCATTCCTCGATCTCAAGTGCCTCTTCTTACTAATTCATCCTGCCAGTGTCCACATCTTCTCCCAAATCAAGATGTTCTCATTATGTGTTATGAATGGCATTCAAG GTTGATGCTTCTTGATGGATGTTTAGTTGAAAAATGGAAGGATCAGCTAGATAAAAGATATAAG AGGTGGGAACAGAGACTGCAAGAAAAGGTGCGAACAGCCCATGATAAAAATCAAAACGTTGGACGCACTGGTCGGAGTGGTGCACCAAAATTGAACACTAAGAACACCAGCCAAGTGCTGGGGACCCCCAAAAAGACCACTAAAATAAGAAATGACCAgaaacaaacaacccccaaaaaagTATGA